A genomic segment from Sciurus carolinensis chromosome 1, mSciCar1.2, whole genome shotgun sequence encodes:
- the Gjb3 gene encoding gap junction beta-3 protein yields the protein MDWKTLQALLSGVNKYSTAFGRIWLSVVFVFRVLVYVVAAERVWGDEQKDFDCNTKQPGCTNVCYDNFFPISNIRLWALQLIFVTCPSLLVILHVAYREERERRHRQKHGDQCAKLYSNTGKKHGGLWWTYLLSLVFKLIIEFLFLYVLHTLWHGFGMPRLVQCASVAPCPNTVDCYIARPTEKKVFTYFMVGASAVCIVLTICEICYLVFHRVLRGLRKNKLAGARSLPSSTSRASTCRCHHKLIEAGELGPNPDNAKLQASAPNLTPV from the coding sequence ATGGACTGGAAGACACTCCAGGCCCTGCTGAGTGGCGTGAACAAGTACTCCACAGCATTCGGGCGCATCTGGCTGTCGGTGGTGTTCGTCTTCCGGGTGCTGGTGTACGTGGTGGCTGCAGAGCGTGTCTGGGGTGACGAGCAGAAGGACTTCGACTGCAACACCAAGCAGCCGGGCTGCACGAACGTGTGTTACGACAACTTCTTTCCCATCTCCAACATCCGCCTGTGGGCCCTGCAGCTCATCTTCGTCACCTGCCCCTCGCTGCTGGTCATCCTGCACGTGGCCTACCGGGAGGAGCGCGAGCGGAGGCACCGCCAGAAGCACGGGGACCAGTGTGCCAAGCTGTACAGCAACACGGGCAAGAAGCATGGTGGCCTGTGGTGGACCTACCTGCTCAGCCTCGTCTTCAAGCTCATCATCGAGTTCCTCTTCCTCTACGTGCTGCACACGCTCTGGCACGGCTTCGGCATGCCGCGCCTGGTGCAGTGCGCCAGCGTGGCCCCCTGCCCCAACACCGTGGACTGCTACATCGCGCGGCCCACCGAGAAGAAGGTCTTCACCTACTTCATGGTGGGCGCCTCCGCCGTCTGCATCGTCCTCACCATCTGCGAGATCTGCTACCTCGTCTTCCACAGGGTTCTGCGAGGACTTCGAAAGAACAAACTGGCAGGGGCCCGCAGCCTCCCATCCTCCACCAGCAGGGCCTCCACCTGCCGCTGCCACCACAAGTTGATAGAGGCTGGAGAGCTGGGTCCCAACCCAGACAATGCCAAGCTGCAGGCTTCGGCACCCAACCTGACCCCCGTCTGA